A window of Limosilactobacillus reuteri genomic DNA:
GAATCCCCGTTAAAAATAATGGCAGAAAACTGCTACTATAAAAATGAAGGAGCCTATACTGGCGAAACAAGTCCATATGCTTTATACCAAGCAGGAATTCATCATGTGATCCTAGGTCATTCTGAGCGCCGAATTTACTTTAATGAAACTGATGAATTAATTAATAAAAAGGTGAAGGCGGCATTAGCAAATGGGCTATGTCCGATTGTTTGCTGTGATGATACCATGCGTCGACGAGTTGCTGGAAAGAAAGTTCATTGGGTGGTGAGCCGAATCCTTGCCGATCTTTACGGCTTGACCAATGATGAAATTTGTCATGTTACGATCGCTTATGAACCTAGTTGGGCGATTGGTACGGGTGAGAGTGCGGATCCAGACCAGGCAGCAGAAGGTTGCTACCTAATTAGGCAAACAATTAGTGATATGTATGGGGATGAAGTTGCAAATAATGTTCGAATTCTATATGGAGGAAGTGTGACAACTTCTAATGTCAATGCACTAATGGCAAAAAATGATATTGATGGTGTCTTAGTTGGAGCAGCTAGCCTAAATCCGGAAACATTTTTACAATTAGTTCACCATTAGGCGGTTAAATGCTTGTTTTTAATTGTGTAAAATAATACAATGTTAAGTGGAATTGCTTTCCAAATAAATGACAGAGGAGAGATTCATCAAATGTCACTCATTACAGATATTTATGCACGTGAAGTCCTTGATTCACGTGGTAA
This region includes:
- the tpiA gene encoding triose-phosphate isomerase — protein: MRVPIIAGNWKMHKNVQEAVSFIEEVKNQLPPADQLETAIAAPTLCLVPMVKSAEESPLKIMAENCYYKNEGAYTGETSPYALYQAGIHHVILGHSERRIYFNETDELINKKVKAALANGLCPIVCCDDTMRRRVAGKKVHWVVSRILADLYGLTNDEICHVTIAYEPSWAIGTGESADPDQAAEGCYLIRQTISDMYGDEVANNVRILYGGSVTTSNVNALMAKNDIDGVLVGAASLNPETFLQLVHH